The following are from one region of the Chryseobacterium shigense genome:
- a CDS encoding catalase: MDSKKLTLSNGAPYFEHQDSQTVGPRGPVLLQDFILQENLAHFVRERIPERIVHAKGSGAYGTFTVTHDISQYTKAKLFSKVGNSCRMFARFSTVGGEKGSADTARDPRGFALKFYTEDGNWDLVGNNTPVFFIKDAKKFPDFIHTQKRVPKTNLKSATMMWDFWSHNPESLHQVLILMSDRGTPYGYRHMHGFGSHTFAMINAQNERVWVKFHFKTKQGIKNFTDAEAVKMAGENPDFAQEDLCNAIENGDFPKWTMYIQVMTEEQAKDFRWNPFDVTKVWFHDDFPMIEVGEMELNEVPVNYFAHVEQSTFSPSSLVNGISFSPDKMLQGRLFSYSDAHRYRVGVNSHQLEVNRCPFAVNNYQRDGFMADSSEYQDKPNYYPNSFDDIKPDSSYKNYEYELDSAHVASYNRNENDDDHYTQPGLLYTKSMTAEDREHLISNIVGSMKGITGPKKDEIINRQLCHFFRTNIELGMKVASQLNINIDANMMNHSK, encoded by the coding sequence ATGGATTCTAAAAAATTAACGCTGAGTAATGGCGCACCTTATTTTGAACATCAGGACTCACAGACCGTAGGGCCAAGGGGACCTGTTCTTCTGCAGGATTTTATTCTTCAGGAAAACCTTGCGCACTTTGTCAGGGAAAGAATCCCTGAAAGAATTGTACACGCTAAAGGAAGCGGAGCTTACGGAACATTTACCGTAACACATGACATCAGCCAATACACAAAAGCCAAATTATTTTCAAAAGTCGGAAACTCATGCAGGATGTTTGCCCGTTTTTCTACGGTGGGTGGAGAAAAAGGCAGTGCGGATACAGCAAGGGACCCGAGAGGCTTTGCTTTAAAGTTTTACACAGAAGACGGAAATTGGGATCTTGTAGGAAACAATACGCCCGTATTCTTTATTAAGGATGCAAAAAAATTCCCGGATTTTATCCATACTCAGAAGAGAGTTCCTAAAACCAATTTAAAAAGCGCCACAATGATGTGGGATTTCTGGAGCCACAATCCTGAGTCCCTTCACCAGGTTCTTATATTAATGTCCGACAGAGGTACACCTTACGGCTACAGGCACATGCACGGATTCGGATCTCATACATTTGCGATGATCAATGCTCAGAATGAAAGAGTATGGGTAAAGTTTCATTTTAAAACAAAACAGGGAATCAAAAACTTCACCGACGCAGAAGCCGTAAAGATGGCCGGAGAAAACCCGGACTTTGCACAGGAAGATCTTTGCAATGCTATCGAAAATGGAGACTTTCCGAAATGGACCATGTATATCCAGGTAATGACGGAAGAACAGGCAAAAGATTTCAGATGGAATCCTTTTGATGTTACCAAAGTATGGTTCCACGATGACTTCCCTATGATTGAAGTGGGAGAAATGGAACTGAATGAGGTACCGGTCAATTATTTTGCACACGTGGAACAGTCTACCTTTTCACCAAGCAGCCTTGTTAACGGGATAAGCTTTTCTCCGGACAAAATGCTCCAGGGAAGGTTATTTTCTTATTCTGATGCCCACAGATACAGAGTTGGGGTGAATTCTCATCAGCTGGAAGTAAACCGATGCCCTTTCGCAGTTAATAATTACCAGCGAGACGGCTTTATGGCAGATTCAAGTGAATATCAGGACAAACCGAATTATTATCCGAACAGCTTTGATGACATCAAACCGGATTCTTCCTATAAAAATTATGAATATGAACTGGACAGTGCCCATGTTGCAAGTTACAACAGGAACGAAAATGATGATGACCACTATACCCAACCCGGACTTCTGTACACAAAATCTATGACCGCTGAAGACAGAGAACACCTAATCAGTAACATAGTAGGAAGCATGAAAGGAATTACCGGACCGAAAAAAGATGAGATTATCAACCGCCAGCTATGTCATTTTTTCAGGACAAATATTGAGCTTGGCATGAAAGTAGCTTCTCAGCTAAATATCAATATAGATGCAAATATGATGAACCACTCAAAATAG
- a CDS encoding enoyl-CoA hydratase/isomerase family protein: MSYENILLEKDDKLAVITINRPQSLNALNAKTIQEISSAMDELNADESCRAIIITGSGEKSFVAGADIKEFSDFGQEKAEELARNGHNTLFNKIENTSKPVIAAVNGFALGGGLELAMACHIRYASENAKLGLPEVTLGLIPGYGGTQRLPKLVGKGIANEMIFSAKMIPAQRAKEIGLVNEVYPIEELLTKTKELASIIANNSPMAISKAIQAVNLSDTDKGFESEIKYFGELFEMQDKQEGVTAFLEKRKPNF, translated from the coding sequence ATGAGTTACGAAAATATATTATTAGAGAAGGATGATAAATTAGCTGTTATTACGATAAACAGACCACAAAGCTTAAATGCTTTAAATGCGAAAACGATTCAGGAGATCAGTTCAGCAATGGATGAACTTAACGCTGATGAGTCCTGTAGAGCAATTATTATTACAGGAAGCGGCGAAAAATCATTCGTAGCGGGAGCTGATATAAAAGAATTCAGTGATTTTGGACAGGAAAAAGCCGAAGAACTGGCCAGAAACGGGCATAATACCCTGTTCAACAAAATTGAAAATACATCTAAACCTGTTATTGCAGCCGTTAACGGTTTTGCACTGGGAGGAGGTTTAGAGCTTGCCATGGCATGCCACATCAGATATGCATCAGAGAATGCAAAACTGGGACTTCCGGAAGTAACACTGGGATTAATTCCAGGATATGGAGGAACTCAAAGGCTTCCTAAACTTGTAGGAAAAGGTATTGCCAACGAAATGATCTTCTCTGCCAAAATGATTCCTGCTCAAAGAGCAAAAGAAATCGGATTGGTAAATGAAGTATACCCAATTGAAGAATTATTAACCAAAACAAAAGAATTAGCGAGTATTATAGCCAATAACTCACCAATGGCTATATCAAAGGCAATACAGGCCGTAAACTTGTCTGATACAGATAAAGGTTTTGAATCCGAAATCAAGTATTTCGGGGAGCTTTTTGAGATGCAAGACAAGCAAGAAGGAGTTACAGCTTTTTTAGAGAAAAGAAAGCCTAACTTCTAG
- a CDS encoding deoxycytidylate deaminase: protein MNKFDKAYLKMAQEWAKLSYCKRKQVGALIVKDRMIISDGYNGTPSGFENCCEDEEGKTHWYVLHAEANAILKLAASTQSAKGATLYLTLSPCKECSKLILQAGITRLVYINEYSDDDGIAFLRNHGIEIEQISDCELKK, encoded by the coding sequence ATGAATAAGTTTGATAAAGCTTATCTAAAAATGGCTCAGGAGTGGGCAAAACTATCCTACTGTAAGAGAAAACAGGTAGGAGCTCTTATCGTAAAAGATAGGATGATTATTTCAGATGGTTACAACGGAACTCCTTCGGGATTTGAAAACTGCTGTGAAGATGAAGAGGGAAAAACACACTGGTATGTACTTCATGCGGAAGCCAATGCTATATTAAAGCTGGCCGCTTCCACTCAGTCTGCAAAAGGTGCCACGTTATATTTAACGCTGTCACCATGCAAAGAATGCAGTAAATTGATTCTGCAGGCAGGAATTACAAGATTGGTGTATATTAATGAGTATTCAGACGACGATGGAATAGCTTTCCTGAGAAATCATGGTATTGAAATAGAACAAATATCGGACTGTGAACTAAAAAAATAA
- the xerD gene encoding site-specific tyrosine recombinase XerD has product MTWDEKIKDFEIFLRFERNFSENTLDAYIRDIKKLKDYAEVDLENVGPDSIGYENLQEYIFNLSKQKFSERSQARWISSIKAFFKFLLEDEYREDNPASLLEGPKLGLYLPDTLSLPDINKIIAAIEANSDLGKRNHCIIEVLYGCGLRVSELIDLKISNINFKEQYIKVNGKGNKTRFVPLADYTAELLETYINEVRSKNKINKKYEDTLFLNSRGTSMSRVIVFLIIKELTDKAGVSKKISPHTFRHSFATHLLQNGADLRYIQEMLGHSSITTTEIYTHLKTEELRDVILSYHPRNINIAQ; this is encoded by the coding sequence ATGACTTGGGATGAAAAGATCAAAGATTTTGAAATATTTCTTCGCTTCGAAAGAAATTTTTCAGAAAACACTCTCGATGCCTATATTCGAGACATTAAAAAATTAAAAGATTACGCCGAAGTGGATCTGGAAAACGTCGGTCCGGACTCTATCGGTTATGAAAACTTACAGGAGTATATCTTCAATCTTTCCAAACAGAAGTTTAGCGAAAGATCTCAGGCAAGATGGATTTCTTCCATAAAAGCTTTCTTCAAGTTTCTGCTTGAAGACGAGTATCGGGAAGACAACCCTGCATCCTTGCTTGAAGGCCCAAAACTGGGATTATATCTTCCTGACACCTTAAGTCTGCCTGATATCAATAAGATTATCGCAGCCATTGAGGCAAATTCTGACCTCGGAAAGAGAAATCATTGTATCATTGAAGTTCTTTACGGATGTGGATTACGCGTCTCTGAACTTATTGACCTGAAAATTTCGAACATCAATTTCAAAGAGCAGTACATCAAAGTAAACGGAAAGGGTAATAAAACACGCTTCGTTCCTTTGGCTGATTATACTGCCGAACTTTTGGAAACCTACATTAATGAGGTACGTTCGAAAAACAAGATCAATAAGAAATATGAGGATACGCTGTTCCTTAACAGCCGCGGGACATCTATGTCCAGAGTGATTGTATTTCTGATCATTAAAGAACTTACAGATAAAGCAGGCGTAAGCAAAAAAATATCTCCACACACATTCAGACATTCTTTTGCAACACACCTTTTACAGAATGGTGCAGACCTTCGTTATATCCAGGAAATGCTGGGACATTCCAGTATTACCACTACGGAAATCTATACCCATCTGAAGACAGAAGAACTCAGGGATGTAATTTTGAGTTACCACCCGAGAAATATTAATATCGCTCAATGA
- a CDS encoding NUDIX hydrolase, which produces MKLLKYCPSCGKETLHWDGEKKWSCPECGFNLYNNVAGAVAVVIRCGDEIYLTRRNRDPKKGKLDLAGGFVDPKESAEETCKRELFEELQLDVDISKLKYLTSLPNVYQYKEIDYNTIDLFYEYNVPEKFEVSLELSEISEAKWIPLNTLDINDIAFDSQKRFFEEYLKQ; this is translated from the coding sequence ATGAAATTATTGAAATACTGCCCGAGCTGTGGCAAAGAAACCCTGCACTGGGACGGCGAAAAGAAATGGAGCTGTCCCGAATGCGGTTTCAACCTCTACAATAATGTTGCCGGCGCTGTAGCTGTTGTTATCCGATGTGGTGACGAGATTTACCTTACCAGAAGAAACCGTGATCCCAAAAAAGGAAAACTTGATCTGGCCGGAGGTTTCGTAGATCCAAAGGAAAGCGCAGAGGAAACTTGCAAAAGGGAACTTTTTGAAGAGCTTCAGCTTGATGTGGATATTTCAAAACTAAAATATCTTACCAGTCTTCCGAACGTTTACCAGTATAAGGAAATTGATTATAATACAATTGATCTCTTTTACGAATATAATGTTCCGGAAAAATTCGAGGTGAGCCTTGAGCTTTCTGAAATATCAGAAGCGAAATGGATTCCACTGAATACGCTGGATATTAATGATATTGCATTTGATTCTCAGAAGAGATTTTTTGAGGAATATTTAAAACAGTAA
- a CDS encoding heme-binding domain-containing protein has protein sequence MKTLKKVLFWTLVVFALIQFIPVDKVNKPVDKAVNFVDAKKTPEKIKGLIKGACYDCHSNETVYPKYAYFAPVSWSIKSHINEGREHLNFSVWGTYNKELKESMLNKSVQTIQSKAMPMPGYIVYHKEANLTEAERTLLVQYFEEMLKSKSY, from the coding sequence ATGAAAACGCTAAAGAAAGTATTATTCTGGACACTTGTAGTTTTTGCACTCATCCAGTTTATTCCTGTGGACAAAGTGAATAAACCTGTAGATAAAGCCGTGAACTTTGTTGATGCGAAAAAGACACCTGAAAAAATCAAGGGGTTGATAAAGGGAGCCTGTTACGACTGCCATTCCAATGAAACGGTATATCCCAAATACGCTTATTTTGCACCTGTTTCATGGTCAATAAAAAGTCATATCAATGAAGGTAGGGAGCACCTCAATTTTTCAGTCTGGGGCACATATAATAAAGAGCTGAAAGAAAGCATGCTGAACAAGTCTGTTCAAACGATTCAAAGCAAAGCGATGCCCATGCCCGGATACATCGTCTATCACAAAGAGGCTAATCTCACAGAAGCCGAAAGAACATTACTCGTCCAGTATTTCGAGGAAATGCTGAAATCTAAATCTTATTAA
- a CDS encoding Ig-like domain-containing protein has protein sequence MKRLLLLFVISFLVHSCARVGAPVGGPKDTIAPKFLSSNIDTTRVNVKRDIHELRLDFDEYITLKDINKNLIISPPIKNIKRILPSNIANKYVLIQWEDTLQANTTYNFNFGNSIADNNETNILRYFNFAFSTGDKLDDLYISGDISDAVAIKKKEGENKFVVGLYQVKDTMNYKQKPYYITKVDDDGYYELNYLTTGKYKIIAFEDENGNSVYDPGKEKIGFQKETINFEKSISGLNLKLYPSKKPLKYLEMKEAPGGIVMTFEGNPENVKVASVNDKLKDIKVTHRPKSDTVKIWFDAVKNDVGQAATENLKFSYDNGVKQDTVSVFYKYNKKNAMDLENDSGGPLIAPNSDFKIRSGYIIDKISPEKWTLKSDSLTTQEFTASISETDPYQIQIHSDFVPGKKYQFTVPKETVSSYYAKNFQSKRFDFEVEKVDQFGSLAFAIQNAPDANYWIQLLDGSDKVIYSKYTKGNNVKFDILKPNEYIIRILVDNNGNKFWDEADFETETFAEDSYVFYKKAIVRPLWETKEDWDLKDTRTLDNPKGIAPKPVNTAPAEETSKETVQKEINKEVKSESGNAVLTPVK, from the coding sequence ATGAAAAGACTTCTTCTATTATTCGTCATCTCTTTTCTTGTACATTCCTGTGCAAGAGTCGGGGCTCCTGTAGGCGGTCCTAAAGACACCATAGCTCCGAAATTTTTAAGCTCAAATATTGACACAACAAGAGTGAATGTTAAAAGGGATATCCACGAGCTCAGATTGGATTTCGACGAATATATTACCTTGAAGGACATCAATAAAAACCTGATCATTTCTCCGCCTATCAAAAATATAAAGCGGATTCTTCCTTCCAATATTGCCAATAAATATGTGCTGATCCAGTGGGAAGATACCCTTCAGGCCAATACTACCTATAACTTCAATTTTGGGAACTCAATTGCGGATAATAACGAAACCAATATTCTCCGGTATTTCAATTTTGCTTTTTCTACGGGAGATAAGCTGGATGACCTTTACATCAGTGGGGACATATCAGATGCGGTAGCCATTAAAAAGAAAGAAGGAGAAAATAAATTTGTAGTAGGCCTCTATCAGGTAAAAGATACCATGAACTATAAGCAGAAGCCTTACTACATTACAAAGGTTGATGATGACGGCTATTATGAACTGAATTATCTTACTACAGGAAAATATAAAATCATTGCTTTTGAAGATGAGAATGGAAACTCTGTTTATGATCCCGGTAAAGAAAAAATTGGTTTTCAGAAAGAAACAATCAATTTTGAGAAATCCATTTCAGGGTTAAATCTAAAATTATATCCTTCCAAAAAACCTTTGAAATATCTTGAAATGAAGGAAGCTCCGGGCGGAATTGTCATGACGTTTGAAGGCAATCCGGAAAATGTAAAGGTAGCTTCCGTCAATGATAAATTAAAAGATATTAAAGTAACTCACCGCCCGAAATCAGATACGGTGAAAATCTGGTTTGATGCGGTAAAGAATGATGTGGGACAGGCTGCTACAGAAAATCTTAAATTTAGTTATGATAACGGAGTGAAACAGGATACCGTTTCTGTTTTCTACAAATACAATAAGAAAAATGCGATGGATCTTGAAAACGACAGTGGAGGGCCTTTAATTGCCCCGAATTCCGATTTTAAGATAAGATCCGGCTATATCATTGATAAAATCAGTCCTGAAAAATGGACTTTAAAAAGTGATAGTTTGACCACCCAGGAATTTACAGCCAGCATTTCCGAAACAGATCCTTACCAGATTCAGATCCACTCAGATTTTGTACCCGGGAAAAAATATCAGTTTACGGTTCCAAAAGAAACAGTATCATCTTATTATGCTAAAAATTTCCAGTCAAAGCGTTTTGATTTTGAAGTAGAAAAGGTAGACCAGTTCGGAAGTCTTGCCTTTGCAATTCAGAATGCTCCGGATGCAAATTACTGGATCCAGCTTTTGGATGGTTCAGATAAAGTTATTTATTCAAAATATACCAAAGGAAATAACGTAAAATTCGATATTCTTAAACCCAACGAATATATCATAAGGATATTGGTAGACAACAACGGAAATAAATTCTGGGACGAAGCAGATTTTGAAACTGAAACCTTTGCTGAAGATTCCTATGTATTCTACAAAAAAGCTATTGTACGTCCGTTATGGGAAACCAAAGAAGATTGGGACCTGAAAGACACCAGAACGTTAGACAATCCTAAGGGAATCGCTCCTAAGCCTGTAAATACTGCTCCTGCAGAAGAAACTTCGAAAGAAACTGTACAAAAAGAGATAAATAAAGAAGTGAAGTCAGAATCCGGTAATGCAGTACTGACACCGGTAAAGTAA
- a CDS encoding serine hydrolase domain-containing protein, translating to MTTRNFVLIVTVFLSLISCKKNADSKQASAENTTGLPNYGDVDLDNIFTKEDSQLGDKGTITGYIDQYYKKIWEGGDLSGGILVAKGDEILYENYRGFGREGNQMPIDKNTPLHVASVSKTLTAMAMLKLVEAGKIKLSDPLTQYFPGFPYPNVTVQTLLDQRSGLPKYEYFIPKIQPAPAELSKTFITNQDVLNMIVKYKPDLARETDTGFMYCNTNFALLALLIEKITKTPFPQAMSEMIFKPLKMEHTYIFQEKDIPTAAQSFYYGGNRLYPLDRLDLIYGDKNVYTTPRDLYNFSKAMFSKDFLKPDLMQMVFTPYSNEKAGMNNYGLGFRMKVFDNGEKLTYHNGWWHGTNSVFAHLLKSKVTIVAIGNKYSNKVYTALALSGLFEDFPVQKDKLHSVMSDNKDTLNAGHEVFGE from the coding sequence ATGACGACGCGTAATTTTGTACTTATTGTAACTGTTTTTTTATCCCTTATTTCCTGTAAAAAAAATGCTGATTCCAAACAGGCTTCGGCTGAAAATACAACCGGTCTTCCGAACTACGGAGATGTAGACCTGGATAATATTTTTACCAAAGAAGACAGCCAGCTTGGAGATAAAGGGACTATAACAGGATACATCGATCAGTATTATAAAAAAATCTGGGAAGGCGGCGACCTTAGCGGTGGCATACTTGTCGCAAAAGGAGACGAAATCCTGTACGAGAATTACAGAGGCTTCGGAAGAGAAGGAAACCAGATGCCGATTGATAAAAATACACCGCTGCATGTAGCTTCCGTTTCAAAAACCCTGACGGCAATGGCAATGCTGAAATTAGTGGAAGCAGGAAAGATTAAACTGTCCGATCCCCTTACCCAATATTTCCCGGGATTCCCTTACCCGAATGTTACTGTACAGACCTTACTTGACCAGAGAAGCGGTCTTCCCAAATACGAATATTTTATTCCCAAAATACAGCCTGCTCCGGCAGAACTTTCAAAAACTTTCATTACCAATCAGGACGTTCTGAATATGATCGTCAAATACAAACCCGATCTGGCAAGAGAGACCGATACGGGATTTATGTACTGTAATACCAATTTTGCATTATTAGCCTTACTGATAGAGAAAATCACCAAAACTCCTTTTCCGCAGGCTATGAGTGAAATGATATTTAAGCCGCTGAAAATGGAACATACTTATATTTTTCAGGAGAAAGATATTCCTACAGCTGCACAGTCTTTTTATTACGGTGGAAACAGGTTGTACCCTCTCGACAGGCTGGATCTTATTTATGGTGATAAAAATGTGTACACCACACCAAGAGATCTGTATAACTTTTCAAAAGCTATGTTTTCAAAAGATTTCTTAAAACCAGATCTGATGCAGATGGTTTTCACACCGTATAGTAATGAAAAAGCAGGAATGAATAACTATGGTCTTGGTTTCAGGATGAAGGTCTTCGATAACGGTGAGAAGCTTACCTATCATAACGGCTGGTGGCACGGAACCAACTCGGTTTTTGCCCATCTGCTGAAATCTAAGGTTACCATTGTAGCTATTGGAAACAAATACTCAAATAAAGTATATACAGCACTTGCTTTATCAGGGTTGTTTGAAGATTTTCCGGTTCAGAAAGATAAGCTGCACAGTGTAATGAGTGATAATAAAGATACTTTGAATGCCGGACATGAAGTTTTTGGAGAATAA
- a CDS encoding 2-hydroxyacid dehydrogenase, whose product MKILLLDKNHPLITEQLLAKNFILEEDFTSSYDEVCNKIENYDGIIIRSRIPLDKNFLEKGKNLKFIARVGAGMENIDIPVAEKLGIQLINSPEGNRDSVAEHVVGMLLILMNRLFIASREVKNGIWLREENRGDELLGKTVGLIGYGNMGKATAKRFSGFGCKVVFHDILPGLSDEYASQVSLDELKASSDIVSLHIPLTSETHYLVDEKFISEMKKDFYFVNTARGKNIETKYLVEALKSGKVKGACLDVLEYEKSSFENLETENEDLKYLLESDKAIVTPHIAGWTHQSKEKLAQVIVDKIIASYC is encoded by the coding sequence ATGAAAATTCTCCTTCTGGATAAAAACCATCCTCTCATCACAGAACAGCTTTTAGCTAAAAACTTTATACTGGAAGAGGATTTCACTTCTTCCTACGATGAGGTTTGCAATAAAATTGAAAATTATGACGGGATTATCATCAGGAGCAGAATCCCCCTGGATAAAAACTTCCTGGAAAAAGGGAAAAATCTGAAATTCATTGCCAGAGTTGGAGCCGGAATGGAAAATATTGATATTCCGGTCGCAGAGAAATTAGGAATTCAGCTGATTAATTCTCCGGAAGGGAACAGGGATTCTGTAGCAGAACATGTGGTAGGAATGCTGTTGATTTTAATGAACCGCCTTTTCATTGCTTCCCGGGAAGTAAAGAACGGAATCTGGCTTCGTGAAGAAAACAGGGGCGATGAGCTGCTTGGAAAAACGGTAGGACTTATAGGATATGGAAACATGGGGAAAGCTACAGCTAAAAGATTTTCGGGCTTTGGTTGTAAAGTTGTCTTTCATGATATTCTTCCCGGACTGTCCGATGAATATGCTTCTCAGGTTAGTTTAGATGAATTAAAAGCATCCTCGGATATAGTAAGCCTCCATATTCCGCTTACTTCTGAAACCCATTATCTTGTTGATGAAAAGTTCATTTCAGAAATGAAAAAAGACTTTTATTTCGTTAATACAGCAAGAGGGAAAAATATTGAAACTAAATATTTAGTTGAGGCTTTAAAATCCGGAAAAGTAAAAGGAGCATGTCTTGATGTTCTGGAATATGAAAAATCTTCCTTCGAAAACCTTGAAACAGAAAATGAGGACCTGAAATATCTCCTGGAATCTGACAAGGCAATCGTAACACCACACATTGCGGGATGGACTCACCAAAGTAAGGAAAAGCTTGCACAGGTAATTGTAGATAAAATTATAGCATCATACTGTTAA
- a CDS encoding GxxExxY protein: MTTSGISENEISKIIYEAGYLVHKRLGPGLLESAYEECMFYELSKHDLLVEKQKPMPLVYDEVKLNVGYRLDFLIENKFVLEIKSVESLNDIHLAQILTYLRLSNCKLGMLINFNTLQFKNGVKRVINGTL, translated from the coding sequence ATGACAACATCAGGTATTTCAGAAAATGAGATATCAAAAATAATTTATGAAGCAGGATATCTTGTTCATAAAAGATTAGGTCCCGGACTTTTGGAAAGTGCCTATGAAGAGTGTATGTTCTATGAACTTAGTAAGCATGATCTATTGGTAGAAAAGCAGAAGCCAATGCCATTGGTTTATGATGAAGTAAAATTGAATGTAGGATATAGACTGGATTTCTTGATTGAAAATAAATTTGTCTTAGAAATTAAATCCGTGGAGTCTTTAAACGATATACATTTAGCTCAGATTCTGACATATCTTCGTTTAAGTAATTGCAAACTTGGAATGCTGATCAATTTTAATACTCTCCAATTTAAAAATGGAGTAAAAAGAGTCATTAATGGGACGTTGTAA
- a CDS encoding acyl-CoA thioesterase: protein MAKVKKASESLTIMTNIVLPNETNSLRNLFGGELLAKMDRCASISAARHCERRVVTASVNHVSFNHPIPEGGVVVLESKVSRAFSTSMEVYVDVWLDDPINQKKIHTNEGIYTFVAVDEFNRPIPIPDMVPQTEEEKLRHAAAFRRKELSLILSGRMKPLESVELKKLFQEPEETKESKKDKK, encoded by the coding sequence ATGGCAAAAGTAAAAAAGGCGTCAGAATCCCTGACCATTATGACTAATATTGTTCTTCCGAATGAAACCAATTCTTTAAGAAACCTTTTCGGGGGTGAGCTTCTTGCAAAAATGGACCGTTGTGCTTCTATTTCTGCAGCAAGACACTGTGAAAGAAGAGTGGTAACGGCATCTGTAAACCATGTTTCTTTCAATCACCCGATCCCTGAAGGCGGAGTGGTGGTTCTGGAATCCAAAGTTTCAAGAGCTTTCTCCACTTCCATGGAAGTGTATGTAGATGTTTGGCTGGACGATCCTATCAACCAGAAGAAAATTCATACCAACGAAGGTATTTATACTTTCGTGGCAGTGGATGAATTTAACCGCCCTATTCCTATTCCGGATATGGTTCCGCAAACAGAAGAAGAAAAACTGAGACATGCCGCAGCTTTCAGAAGAAAAGAACTGTCATTGATCCTTTCCGGAAGAATGAAGCCTCTGGAATCTGTAGAGCTTAAAAAGTTATTTCAGGAGCCGGAAGAAACAAAAGAATCAAAGAAAGATAAAAAGTAA